The following proteins come from a genomic window of Sorghum bicolor cultivar BTx623 chromosome 3, Sorghum_bicolor_NCBIv3, whole genome shotgun sequence:
- the LOC8058910 gene encoding rop guanine nucleotide exchange factor 7 → MGSAAGEEDREARSEAAFTDSASADGSSSSSDAASTDEWPPAAAAPARKSGDCASDTDVARQQHKHKRRAPSEMEMMKERFAKLLLGEDMSGSGKGVCTALAISNAITNLCATIFGQLWRLEPLPPEKKAMWRREMDWLLCVSDHIVELVPTWQSFPDGTRLEIMTSRPRSDLYINLPALRKLDHMLLEILESFRDPEFWYVEQGIAAPDCDGSASFRTAFHRRDEKWWLPVPRVPPGGLHNKTRKQLQHKRDCANQILKAAMAINSNALAEMEVPESYLDSLPKNGRATLGDIIYRYITSDQFSPECLLDCLDLSTEYQALEIANRVEASVYVWRRRVAAKPVNGLGRSSSARSSWGMVKDMMVDSEKRELLAERAEGLLICLKQRFPGLTQTSLDMSKIQHNKDVGKSILESYSRVLESLASNIVTRIDDLLNIDELNRHAEHFTATGDADCKIACSQTAVPSFPVPASGTPFMTAYTTPSFSPAQLASPSKKERTSLTPGRRSQHTRGAGTKKGLMDHVGTEIKGMIISSGMMIDVSTTTEL, encoded by the exons ATGGGGAGCGCGGCGGGGGAGGAGGACAGGGAGGCCCGGAGCGAGGCGGCGTTCACCGACTCCGCCTCCGCCGACGGGAGCAGCTCCAGCTCCGACGCCGCGTCCACCGACGAGTGgccgcccgcggcggcggcgccggccagGAAGTCGGGCGACTGCGCCTCCGACACCGACGTGGCCAGGCAGCAGCACAAGCACAAGCGCAGAGCACCATCAG AGATGGAGATGATGAAGGAGCGGTTCGCGAAGCTGCTGCTCGGCGAGGACATGTCCGGGAGCGGCAAGGGCGTCTGCACGGCGCTCGCCATCTCCAACGCGATCACCAACCTCTGCG CCACCATCTTCGGGCAGCTCTGGAGGCTGGAGCCGCtcccgccggagaagaaggccaTGTGGCGGCGGGAGATGGACTGGCTGCTCTGCGTCAGCGACCACATCGTCGAGCTGGTCCCCACGTGGCAGTCATTCCCCGACGGAACCAGGCTTGAG ATCATGACAAGTAGACCACGGTCTGATTTGTACATTAATCTCCCAGCGCTTCGGAAGCTGGATCATATGCTCCTT GAAATCCTGGAAAGCTTCAGAGACCCAGAGTTCTGGTATGTTGAGCAAGGTATTGCTGCACCAGATTGCGACGGCTCTGCGTCCTTTAGGACGGCTTTTCACCGTCGTGATGAGAAATGGTGGCTCCCAGTGCCTCGCGTGCCTCCTGGTGGCCTTCACAACAAAACAAGGAAGCAGCTCCAGCACAAACGTGATTGTGCAAACCAAATCCTGAAGGCTGCCATGGCCATCAACAGCAATGCCTTAGCAGAGATGGAGGTCCCTGAATCTTATCTTGACTCCCTACCAAAG AATGGAAGGGCAACCTTAGGTGATATCATATACCGCTACATAACGTCTGATCAGTTCTCCCCTGAGTGCCTTCTTGATTGCCTGGACCTATCCACGGAGTACCAGGCCCTGGAAATCGCAAACCGTGTCGAGGCGTCAGTCTATGTGTGGCGCAGGAGGGTTGCTGCCAAACCAGTAAATGGCCTGGGCCGAAGCAGTAGTGCTAGATCATCGTGGGGCATGGTAAAGGACATGATGGTAGACTCAGAGAAGAGAGAGCTGCTAGCTGAACGAGCAGAGGGCCTGCTAATATGCTTGAAGCAAAGGTTTCCTGGGTTGACACAGACAAGCCTAGACATGAGCAAAATTCAGCACAACAAG GATGTGGGCAAATCAATCCTGGAGAGCTATTCGAGGGTGCTAGAAAGTTTGGCTTCAAACATCGTGACCCGCATCGACGATCTGCTGAACATCGATGAGCTGAACAGACATGCTGAACATTTCACAGCAACAGGTGATGCAGACTGCAAGATTGCTTGCAGCCAGACTGCTGTTCCATCCTTCCCAGTGCCAGCCTCTGGCACACCATTCATGACGGCGTATACCACACCGAGCTTCTCGCCAGCGCAATTGGCAAGCCCATCAAAGAAAGAGAGGACGTCGCTGACTCCAGGCAGACGGTCTCAGCATACTAGGGGTGCTGGCACAAAGAAAGGCTTGATGGATCATGTCGGTACAGAAATCAAGGGGATGATAATCAGCAGCGGAATGATGATCGATGTCTCTACTACTACAGAGCTGTAA
- the LOC8060095 gene encoding non-specific lipid-transfer protein has product MELQARCLCVVAMLLVAGLAGLETAHGAGECGRVPVDQVALKLAPCAAATQNPRAAVPPSCCAQVRAIGRSPKCLCAVMLSDTARKAGVKPAVAMTIPKRCAIANRPVGYKCGPYTLP; this is encoded by the exons ATGGAGCTCCAGGCGAGGTGCCTCTGCGTCGTCGCGATGCTCCTGGTGGCCGGCCTCGCCGGGCTGGAGACGGCGCACGGTGCGGGGGAGTGCGGCCGCGTCCCGGTGGACCAGGTGGCGCTCAAGCTTGCCCCGTGCGCGGCGGCCACGCAGAACCCGCGCGCCGCGGTGCCGCCGAGCTGCTGCGCGCAGGTGCGCGCCATCGGGAGAAGCCCCAAGTGCCTGTGCGCCGTCATGCTGTCCGACACCGCGCGGAAGGCCGGCGTCAAGCCTGCCGTCGCCATGACCATCCCCAAGCGCTGCGCCATAGCCAACCGCCCCGTCGGCTACAAGTGCGGCC CATATACTCTGCCATGA